A single genomic interval of Terriglobus albidus harbors:
- a CDS encoding RNA polymerase sigma factor, producing the protein MSCKPEERMSGAGEGTSDEQLMLAFASGITPAFEELYARYRNPLSGFFRRRLKEPSVADELAQETWMAVVRSAPHYRPSATFRTYLYSIALKQLRSFRRKAAFRAMFWSSEEIEPATARGTDSAFVLRDAVARLEAIDREVVMLREFEELSYAEIAALLSLPVNTVRSRLFRARMALRDLLQGTVQADVSRQKEGV; encoded by the coding sequence ATGAGCTGCAAGCCGGAGGAGCGGATGTCGGGAGCGGGGGAAGGCACGAGCGATGAGCAATTGATGCTCGCCTTTGCATCCGGTATCACTCCCGCATTCGAAGAGCTGTATGCGCGTTATCGGAATCCGCTTTCGGGATTCTTCCGGCGCCGTCTCAAAGAGCCTTCAGTGGCGGACGAGTTGGCGCAGGAGACCTGGATGGCGGTCGTACGCTCAGCCCCACACTACCGGCCTTCGGCAACCTTCCGCACCTATCTTTACTCGATCGCATTGAAGCAGCTCCGTTCGTTCCGCAGAAAGGCTGCCTTTCGCGCCATGTTCTGGAGCAGTGAAGAGATCGAACCCGCGACAGCGAGAGGCACTGATTCCGCATTCGTCTTGCGAGATGCTGTGGCGAGGTTGGAGGCGATAGACCGCGAGGTAGTGATGCTGCGCGAGTTTGAAGAGTTGAGCTACGCAGAGATCGCCGCGCTGCTCTCGCTTCCGGTCAACACGGTGCGGTCTCGTCTTTTCCGCGCGCGGATGGCACTCCGCGATCTCTTACAGGGAACTGTACAAGCAGATGTCAGCCGCCAGAAGGAGGGAGTATGA
- a CDS encoding GNAT family N-acetyltransferase gives MAMLEGMELRRERPDDAEFLKQLFYAVRSPEFGAAGWPEEQTRDFLAIQERMQWTHYDRTYKRLERWIVERNGRSIGRLYLATEPDALRVVEISIMPEDRGRGLGSGLLRSVLEQASAAGLDVVLSVDRGNRAEGLYRRMGFEAVRDEGMKTGMRWRGPAS, from the coding sequence ATGGCTATGCTCGAAGGCATGGAGCTTCGCAGAGAAAGGCCTGACGATGCGGAGTTCCTGAAACAGTTGTTCTATGCAGTGCGATCTCCTGAGTTCGGTGCCGCCGGATGGCCCGAAGAGCAGACGCGCGATTTTTTGGCGATCCAGGAACGGATGCAGTGGACGCACTACGACCGCACTTATAAGCGGCTGGAGCGATGGATTGTGGAACGGAATGGCCGGTCGATTGGGAGGCTGTATCTTGCGACCGAGCCGGATGCGCTGCGAGTTGTAGAGATCTCGATCATGCCGGAGGACCGCGGTCGTGGCCTTGGAAGCGGACTATTGCGAAGTGTGCTGGAGCAGGCCTCTGCTGCAGGTTTGGACGTCGTGCTGAGTGTCGATCGCGGAAACCGCGCTGAGGGTCTCTACAGGCGTATGGGGTTTGAGGCAGTGCGCGATGAGGGCATGAAGACGGGTATGCGATGGCGCGGGCCGGCCTCTTAG
- a CDS encoding TAT-variant-translocated molybdopterin oxidoreductase, with the protein MSTEMNQPMQPEVVSTIAPAKPKRMTLAEVQAKLASKTGRRFWTSLDELAEQPGFDEMLREEFPRQASEMTSGVSRRGFMKVMGASFALAGLSGCTKQPDEPIYPYVKAPEDLVLGKPMYFATAHPFPTGAVPVLVKSDAFRPIKVDGNPEHPVTKGKSDAFTQASVLDLYDPDRSQHVLFEGNNKSWGNFQDALAKGLDGLRQGAGLYILSETVTSPTLAAQWKAAQAKYPAAKLIQWEPVNRDAARAGSMAAFGEYVDAQYKLENADVILSLDADFLSGGHFPGFLPLSAAYAERHRYEEGKEQNRLYVVESMPSVTGYKAEHRLALKPSDVEKFALALAGQGAAPAEAAKFLETVKKDLAKAGGKAVVIPGEATSPAVHAAAALINAQIGAVGKTVVYTETVNPIPNQQNADLKALVADLNAGKVSWLVILGANPVYSAPADLNFAEAAKKAKVIVHHGSIVDETALIAHWHINKAHYLESWSDARAYDGTLSIIQPMIDPLYGGKTAHDLLAQFTDNPQSSGYDAVLANAKTVIKGNFEAGWRKALHDGWVADTAFSPKSVSAKSGSITPSPVPSGEYEISFKPDASLYDGRFANNGWLQEVPKQVTHLSWDNAALMSMETMKKLGVEETEMVELTVGGNKVKAPVLMVPGHPQGSITVHVGFGRTVGRVATGVGFNAYAVSTASAASWTAGSAKKTDGNYDICVTTVHSLDNRGSFAQSTVASVGMAKDLSHSHSLAGNEAMTRGIIRYATVEEAKKNPGFAHEGAGLKETPEEDMSFFPDAWSYKNTDKSSGKLQNAWGMSIDLNSCIGCNACVISCYSENNIPVVGREQVKVGRNMQWIRIDTYFEGDLHAPKAHFQPMLCQHCENAGCEQVCPVGATVHTPEGLNQMVYNRCVGTRYCSNNCPYKVRRFNFLLYSDYETESLKLGRNPDVSVRSRGVMEKCTYCVQRIQSAKIQADKENREVRDGDIVTACQQACPTDAIVFGNINDPASKVAKRKAEERNYGVLADLNYRPRTTYTAGVINPNPELELA; encoded by the coding sequence ATGAGTACGGAGATGAATCAACCGATGCAGCCTGAGGTAGTAAGCACCATTGCTCCGGCCAAGCCGAAGCGCATGACGCTGGCGGAGGTGCAGGCCAAGCTGGCCAGTAAGACCGGCCGCCGCTTCTGGACCAGCCTGGATGAGCTGGCCGAGCAGCCTGGGTTCGACGAGATGCTCCGTGAGGAGTTCCCGCGCCAGGCCAGCGAGATGACCTCCGGTGTCTCGCGCCGCGGCTTCATGAAGGTGATGGGCGCCAGCTTTGCGCTCGCCGGTCTTAGCGGTTGCACCAAGCAGCCTGACGAACCGATCTATCCCTATGTGAAGGCTCCTGAGGACCTGGTTCTCGGTAAGCCGATGTACTTTGCGACGGCGCATCCTTTCCCGACCGGTGCAGTGCCGGTTCTGGTGAAGTCCGATGCCTTCCGTCCGATCAAGGTCGACGGCAATCCCGAGCACCCGGTAACGAAGGGCAAGAGCGACGCTTTTACGCAGGCGTCGGTACTTGACCTGTACGATCCGGACCGTTCGCAGCACGTTCTCTTTGAGGGCAACAACAAGAGCTGGGGTAATTTTCAGGACGCTCTTGCGAAGGGGTTGGATGGTCTGCGCCAGGGCGCTGGGCTGTACATCCTGAGCGAGACGGTGACCTCGCCGACGCTGGCCGCGCAGTGGAAGGCCGCGCAGGCAAAGTATCCAGCCGCCAAGCTGATCCAGTGGGAGCCGGTGAATCGTGATGCCGCCCGTGCCGGATCGATGGCCGCTTTTGGCGAGTACGTCGATGCGCAGTACAAGCTCGAAAATGCCGATGTGATTCTGTCGCTCGATGCCGACTTCCTGAGCGGAGGCCACTTCCCGGGTTTCCTGCCGCTGTCGGCTGCCTATGCTGAGCGTCATCGCTACGAAGAAGGCAAGGAGCAGAATCGCCTCTACGTCGTCGAGTCGATGCCGTCGGTGACCGGCTATAAGGCCGAGCATCGGTTGGCGCTGAAGCCCTCGGATGTAGAGAAGTTCGCTCTGGCGCTGGCCGGCCAGGGAGCTGCTCCGGCTGAGGCCGCGAAGTTCCTGGAGACCGTCAAGAAGGATCTGGCCAAGGCCGGCGGTAAGGCTGTCGTGATTCCGGGCGAGGCTACCTCGCCTGCGGTACACGCCGCCGCTGCCCTGATCAACGCGCAGATCGGAGCGGTTGGTAAGACCGTGGTCTACACCGAGACGGTGAACCCGATTCCGAACCAGCAGAATGCGGACCTCAAGGCGCTGGTCGCCGACCTGAACGCCGGTAAGGTGTCATGGCTGGTGATCCTGGGCGCGAACCCGGTCTATTCGGCTCCCGCGGATCTGAACTTTGCTGAGGCGGCCAAGAAGGCCAAAGTGATCGTGCACCATGGATCGATCGTCGACGAGACGGCTCTGATCGCTCACTGGCACATCAACAAGGCTCACTACCTGGAGAGCTGGTCGGATGCGCGTGCGTATGATGGCACGCTCTCGATCATTCAGCCGATGATCGATCCGCTGTATGGCGGAAAGACGGCGCACGATCTTCTGGCGCAGTTCACCGACAATCCGCAGAGCTCGGGCTACGACGCTGTATTGGCCAATGCGAAGACCGTGATCAAGGGCAACTTTGAGGCGGGCTGGCGCAAGGCGCTGCATGACGGCTGGGTGGCGGATACGGCCTTCTCGCCGAAGTCGGTTTCAGCCAAGTCCGGAAGCATTACGCCGAGCCCGGTACCTTCGGGCGAGTATGAGATCTCGTTCAAGCCGGATGCTTCGCTCTACGACGGACGCTTTGCCAACAATGGCTGGCTGCAGGAAGTTCCCAAGCAGGTCACACACCTGAGCTGGGACAACGCAGCGCTGATGTCGATGGAGACCATGAAGAAGCTCGGTGTGGAAGAGACCGAGATGGTCGAGCTTACCGTGGGCGGCAACAAGGTCAAGGCTCCGGTGCTGATGGTTCCGGGCCATCCTCAGGGTTCCATTACGGTGCATGTCGGCTTTGGCCGCACAGTCGGCCGCGTGGCCACGGGTGTGGGCTTCAATGCTTATGCCGTGAGCACCGCTTCGGCGGCATCGTGGACGGCTGGATCTGCGAAGAAGACCGACGGCAACTACGACATCTGCGTCACCACCGTGCACTCGCTCGATAACCGCGGAAGCTTCGCGCAGTCGACGGTTGCCAGCGTTGGAATGGCGAAGGACCTTTCCCACTCGCACTCGCTCGCCGGTAACGAAGCCATGACCCGCGGCATCATTCGCTATGCCACGGTGGAAGAGGCGAAGAAGAATCCTGGTTTCGCGCATGAAGGTGCCGGGCTGAAGGAGACTCCGGAAGAAGACATGAGCTTCTTCCCGGATGCCTGGAGCTACAAGAACACCGACAAGTCGAGCGGCAAGCTGCAGAATGCCTGGGGGATGTCGATCGATCTGAACTCCTGCATCGGTTGCAACGCCTGCGTGATCAGCTGCTACTCGGAAAACAATATTCCGGTGGTTGGCCGTGAGCAGGTGAAGGTCGGCCGCAACATGCAGTGGATCCGCATCGATACTTACTTCGAAGGCGACCTGCATGCTCCCAAGGCGCACTTCCAGCCGATGCTGTGCCAGCACTGCGAGAATGCGGGCTGCGAACAGGTCTGCCCGGTAGGTGCGACGGTGCATACGCCCGAGGGCCTGAACCAGATGGTGTACAACCGCTGCGTCGGCACTCGTTACTGCTCGAACAACTGCCCGTACAAGGTTCGCCGCTTCAACTTCCTGCTCTACTCAGACTATGAGACCGAGAGCCTGAAGCTTGGCCGCAACCCGGATGTTTCGGTCCGCTCTCGCGGTGTGATGGAAAAGTGCACGTACTGCGTGCAGCGTATCCAGTCCGCGAAGATCCAGGCCGACAAGGAAAACCGCGAGGTTCGCGACGGCGATATCGTAACGGCTTGCCAGCAGGCCTGCCCGACCGATGCCATCGTCTTCGGCAACATCAACGACCCGGCGAGCAAGGTAGCCAAGCGCAAGGCAGAAGAGCGCAACTATGGCGTGCTTGCAGACCTGAACTACCGTCCGCGTACGACCTACACGGCGGGAGTCATCAACCCGAATCCTGAGCTGGAGCTGGCATAA
- a CDS encoding DUF4349 domain-containing protein encodes MSSTVTAQHPFSPEEIMAWLDGELPAAEAQQMEAHLFACEVCSGVAADMRRTSASLAAWEVPPGSSTMPAQVRDLLDETPKEKQLPNLKWIVAGAGASLLLLILVWAGGTRRVEYISKSAILESPPLALRTPERLATPRSRYTNDRLGVGEDVVAKQQLDLSAAKPATLIARRAMITVQTSNVLEARTRTESILRQYQGYAASLQVETPRYGGRIFNAELRVPDTVLDEACGALRGLGKVMNESQSGEDVTAQSADLDQRLKTARVTEERFRAILQQRTGSISDVLEVEESAARIRGEIEQMEADEKTLHQRVTFATVTLHAEEITAESKEATLPARLHDALRKGWRHIADTASGFLLFLAEYGALFVLWTILLGLPGWFLWRRYRRGQRNL; translated from the coding sequence ATGAGCAGCACGGTTACGGCACAGCACCCTTTTTCGCCGGAAGAGATCATGGCATGGCTCGACGGAGAGCTTCCCGCCGCCGAGGCGCAGCAGATGGAGGCGCATCTGTTTGCCTGCGAGGTCTGCTCGGGAGTAGCGGCTGATATGCGTCGGACTTCGGCCTCTCTGGCTGCATGGGAGGTTCCGCCAGGATCTTCTACGATGCCGGCCCAGGTTCGAGATCTCCTGGACGAAACGCCTAAGGAGAAGCAATTACCGAACCTGAAGTGGATTGTGGCGGGCGCCGGAGCGTCGCTGCTGTTGCTAATCCTGGTGTGGGCCGGTGGCACAAGAAGGGTCGAATATATCTCCAAATCAGCCATATTAGAGTCGCCGCCGCTTGCACTAAGAACTCCGGAGAGACTCGCCACTCCACGTTCGCGCTATACCAATGACAGGCTGGGTGTGGGGGAAGATGTGGTTGCAAAGCAGCAGCTGGATCTTTCCGCAGCGAAGCCCGCGACATTGATTGCCCGGCGAGCAATGATCACGGTGCAGACATCGAATGTGTTGGAAGCAAGAACACGGACGGAGTCGATCCTAAGGCAGTATCAGGGGTATGCGGCCAGTCTTCAGGTGGAGACACCCCGATACGGAGGACGCATATTCAATGCGGAGCTCCGAGTGCCTGACACCGTTCTTGATGAAGCCTGCGGCGCATTACGTGGGCTGGGCAAGGTGATGAATGAGAGCCAGTCAGGCGAAGATGTTACTGCACAATCCGCGGATCTGGATCAGCGCCTGAAGACCGCGCGAGTAACAGAAGAACGCTTCCGCGCAATTCTGCAACAGCGCACGGGAAGCATCAGCGATGTGCTGGAGGTGGAAGAAAGTGCGGCGCGGATCCGGGGCGAAATCGAACAGATGGAAGCGGACGAGAAGACGCTTCATCAGCGGGTTACATTTGCAACGGTAACGCTTCACGCCGAAGAGATCACCGCGGAGTCGAAAGAGGCAACTCTTCCTGCACGTCTACATGACGCATTGAGAAAGGGCTGGAGGCATATCGCCGACACAGCCTCGGGCTTCCTGCTCTTCCTGGCTGAGTATGGAGCGTTGTTTGTACTTTGGACCATCCTGCTTGGCCTGCCGGGATGGTTTCTCTGGCGGCGCTACCGGCGCGGGCAGAGAAACCTGTGA
- a CDS encoding cytochrome c3 family protein, translating into MAQVFDRSSNALARASLVITGLIVIALGVALNQLQRSPWVTRQGQRPDQPVPFSHRHHVEGLGVQCQYCHTSVEKSMYAGIPPTKTCMNCHAQIWTNAEMLEPVRQSWATGESVKWTRVHDLPDYVYFNHEIHVNKGIGCASCHGRVDEMPLMYQENTLQMEWCLNCHRNPGKNLRPTSEIYNMAWTGPTSDKPVYCADTGVSGPTSQGVVCSTEKPEGPKVALLQESAPGARSEGAVAPVIKLPLNYVKFTSQEDLGKFLTDKYHIRTPNELSSCEVCHR; encoded by the coding sequence ATGGCGCAAGTATTTGACCGCAGTTCGAACGCGCTGGCCCGGGCAAGTCTGGTTATTACGGGCCTGATCGTGATCGCACTGGGCGTTGCGCTGAACCAGTTGCAGCGCTCTCCGTGGGTAACACGGCAGGGCCAGCGACCGGATCAGCCCGTCCCGTTCAGTCACAGGCATCACGTTGAGGGTCTTGGCGTGCAGTGCCAGTACTGCCACACCAGTGTGGAGAAGTCGATGTACGCCGGCATTCCGCCGACAAAGACGTGTATGAATTGCCATGCGCAGATCTGGACGAACGCCGAGATGCTCGAGCCGGTTCGTCAGAGCTGGGCAACGGGCGAGTCCGTCAAGTGGACCCGCGTACACGATCTTCCGGACTATGTGTACTTCAACCACGAGATCCACGTGAACAAGGGCATCGGCTGCGCAAGCTGCCACGGCCGTGTGGATGAGATGCCGTTGATGTATCAGGAGAACACCCTCCAGATGGAGTGGTGCTTGAACTGCCACCGCAATCCTGGCAAGAACCTCCGTCCGACCAGCGAGATTTACAACATGGCCTGGACCGGCCCCACGTCTGACAAGCCGGTCTACTGCGCCGACACAGGCGTAAGCGGACCGACCTCGCAGGGTGTGGTTTGCTCCACCGAGAAGCCGGAAGGTCCGAAGGTTGCTCTGCTGCAGGAGTCGGCGCCCGGCGCCAGGTCTGAAGGCGCTGTAGCTCCGGTGATCAAGCTTCCGCTCAACTACGTAAAGTTCACCAGCCAGGAAGACCTTGGCAAGTTCCTGACGGACAAGTACCACATCCGCACCCCGAACGAGCTCTCAAGCTGCGAGGTGTGCCACAGATGA
- a CDS encoding DNA-3-methyladenine glycosylase family protein: MSSSRSGRTHKPPYDPAHAIAELSAADPKLGRLIARWGPFTMRLAATQSPFEALAESIIYQQVHANAARAIHSRMIESFHHVCGIGNHPSPEHILDCPNDQLRKAGLSHNKTLALRDLAAKTIDGTVPTLARIKKMSDEEIIEHLVQVRGIGKWTVEMLLIFRLGRPDVLPLDDYGVRKGFALTFLGLKPTQKVTPDLLATKEQMLRRAKKWRPWCSVASWYMWRACDLAAGKPPAE, from the coding sequence ATGTCCAGCTCCCGCTCCGGCCGTACTCACAAGCCTCCTTATGACCCTGCACACGCTATCGCCGAACTCTCTGCCGCTGACCCGAAGCTTGGCCGACTGATTGCGCGCTGGGGCCCTTTCACCATGCGCCTGGCCGCAACGCAGTCCCCCTTTGAAGCGCTGGCCGAGAGCATCATCTACCAGCAGGTGCACGCCAATGCAGCGCGCGCCATTCACAGCCGCATGATCGAGAGCTTTCACCACGTCTGCGGCATCGGCAATCATCCTTCGCCCGAACACATCCTCGACTGCCCAAACGATCAGCTCCGCAAAGCCGGGCTCTCACATAACAAGACGCTTGCTCTGCGCGACCTTGCGGCAAAGACCATCGACGGAACCGTACCCACGCTGGCAAGGATCAAGAAGATGTCCGACGAAGAGATCATTGAACATCTGGTCCAGGTGCGCGGCATCGGCAAGTGGACAGTGGAGATGCTGCTGATCTTCCGCCTCGGCCGTCCCGACGTTCTACCGCTCGATGACTACGGCGTACGCAAAGGCTTCGCGCTCACCTTCCTTGGCCTGAAGCCAACCCAGAAGGTCACACCGGACCTGCTCGCAACCAAAGAGCAGATGTTGCGCCGTGCCAAGAAGTGGCGCCCATGGTGCTCGGTTGCGAGCTGGTACATGTGGCGCGCCTGCGATCTTGCCGCCGGCAAACCGCCGGCGGAGTGA